A stretch of the Amycolatopsis sp. BJA-103 genome encodes the following:
- a CDS encoding HNH endonuclease signature motif containing protein yields MASDDASQTTPAEWWRVDTATLHARKQELEVLKRQLDAEQNAILAEINIRGVRGCSGHATLSAMIFEDLLVTDKEADARADRVLALHAGVAVGGDRVPPLAPLTADAAAEGAIGGSQIDAIIRTLARIPSFVPEEDVRGGEKILVDLARHAGPRTIAQAGRRLLDKLDPDGKAPRDENPKDARPELRFVKHRNGTLGLKGTLDLETYARLKSDLDPMAKPHKAIDGVRDSRTQDERYGDAFTDYVRLKTTSRNLPGQAGEATHILVTMSYEDLISDLGEAHLDLVGPISATDARILACDARVRPGVLGTAGEPLDIGRSKRTVSLAQKYALTIRDGGCAFPGCDMPVPRCTAHHIVFWRHHGETKIDNLVLLCTKHHRLIHHSEWKVQIAQDGLPEFTAPAYLDPIGEPRRNTMHLRT; encoded by the coding sequence GTGGCCAGCGACGATGCATCCCAGACGACACCCGCCGAGTGGTGGCGTGTCGATACTGCGACGCTGCATGCCCGCAAACAGGAACTAGAAGTTCTGAAGCGGCAATTGGATGCTGAGCAGAACGCGATTCTCGCGGAAATCAATATTCGTGGGGTTCGTGGGTGTTCGGGTCATGCGACGTTGTCGGCGATGATTTTCGAGGACCTCCTTGTGACTGACAAGGAGGCCGATGCTCGTGCTGATCGGGTGCTGGCGTTGCATGCGGGGGTGGCGGTGGGTGGTGATCGGGTACCGCCGCTGGCTCCGTTGACCGCTGATGCCGCTGCGGAGGGTGCGATCGGTGGTTCGCAGATCGACGCGATCATCCGCACTCTGGCGCGTATCCCGTCGTTTGTTCCGGAAGAGGACGTGCGGGGCGGGGAGAAGATCCTCGTGGATCTGGCCCGGCATGCCGGGCCTCGCACGATCGCCCAAGCCGGACGGAGACTCCTGGACAAGCTCGATCCCGATGGGAAAGCACCCCGGGACGAGAACCCGAAGGACGCGCGGCCGGAGTTGCGGTTCGTCAAGCACCGCAACGGCACCTTGGGTTTGAAGGGCACGCTCGATCTGGAGACCTACGCACGGTTGAAGTCCGACCTCGACCCCATGGCCAAACCCCACAAAGCCATCGACGGAGTCCGGGACTCCCGCACCCAGGACGAACGCTACGGGGACGCCTTCACCGACTATGTGCGGTTGAAGACCACGAGCCGGAACCTTCCCGGCCAGGCGGGCGAGGCCACGCACATCCTCGTGACCATGTCTTACGAGGACCTGATCAGTGACTTGGGTGAAGCTCATTTGGATCTGGTCGGGCCGATCAGCGCCACCGACGCAAGGATCCTCGCCTGCGATGCCCGTGTCCGGCCCGGTGTTCTGGGCACAGCTGGGGAACCCCTCGACATCGGCCGCTCCAAACGCACCGTTTCCCTTGCTCAGAAATACGCGCTCACCATCCGCGACGGCGGGTGTGCCTTCCCAGGCTGCGACATGCCCGTGCCCCGCTGTACGGCACACCACATCGTTTTCTGGCGACACCACGGCGAAACCAAAATTGACAACCTGGTCCTGCTCTGCACCAAGCATCACCGGCTCATCCATCACAGCGAATGGAAAGTCCAGATCGCCCAGGACGGACTCCCCGAATTCACCGCCCCGGCCTACCTCGACCCCATAGGAGAACCGAGGCGCAACACCATGCACCTCAGGACATGA
- a CDS encoding alpha/beta fold hydrolase, which yields MRLHVHQWGSGPRVVLVHGVLLGGREAWRAQRPLTERWTLLAPDRLGHGKSPDGVQDFEVDAGLIAEQVLDEPAHLVGLSYGAIVAMLAAARRPEMVRTLTVVEPPATGVVRGDEVVDAWDGELRQLLAGSLDDPREVFEAFFPLAGVPLPIPDPVPETLRRGARALLGMRPPGDAEIPLDVLASADFPMLVITGGHRQEYEIIADAIADRTGADRDVVAGMSHLVPDTGAPFNDRLESFLNHGA from the coding sequence ATGCGGCTTCACGTACATCAATGGGGATCAGGACCTCGCGTCGTGCTCGTCCACGGCGTGCTGCTCGGCGGCCGGGAGGCGTGGCGGGCTCAGCGCCCGTTGACCGAGCGGTGGACGTTGCTCGCACCCGACCGCCTCGGCCACGGGAAATCGCCGGATGGTGTGCAGGATTTCGAGGTCGACGCGGGTTTGATCGCGGAGCAGGTGCTCGACGAGCCCGCACATCTGGTCGGGCTGTCCTATGGCGCGATCGTCGCGATGCTCGCGGCCGCGCGGAGGCCGGAGATGGTCCGGACGCTCACGGTGGTCGAGCCGCCCGCGACCGGGGTCGTCCGAGGTGACGAGGTCGTCGACGCGTGGGACGGCGAACTGCGGCAGCTCCTCGCGGGCTCGCTGGACGACCCTCGCGAGGTCTTCGAAGCGTTCTTCCCGCTCGCGGGTGTGCCGCTGCCCATCCCGGATCCGGTGCCGGAAACGTTGCGGCGCGGTGCCCGCGCGTTGCTCGGGATGCGGCCGCCGGGAGACGCGGAAATACCGCTCGATGTGTTGGCCTCAGCGGATTTCCCGATGCTCGTGATCACGGGTGGCCATCGGCAGGAGTACGAAATCATCGCCGACGCGATCGCGGACAGGACCGGCGCGGACCGCGACGTCGTGGCGGGGATGAGCCATTTGGTGCCTGACACGGGTGCGCCGTTCAATGACCGACTCGAGTCCTTTTTGAATCACGGAGCGTAG
- a CDS encoding IclR family transcriptional regulator, which translates to MGESSEVPALRRGLGILRALAARPGPVSAAAIARELNLPRSTTYHLLAELEAAGFVTHLPTERRYGLGIAAFELGSAYLRHDPLERLAVPLLRKLADRVGHTAHLGVLHGNESLYLVKERPTRPETLVTEVGVRLPGQLTASGRAMLRHLPSPHVRALFPAASAFVLRTGRGPRTLAELRRTLNAEGRLGWAVEDGHVTEGFASVACPVFDHGGRPMAAISVTLRHLCPGAEGCKETWPDLAEEVRLTAAELTTRIGGQVR; encoded by the coding sequence ATGGGTGAGAGCAGCGAAGTGCCAGCGCTACGACGCGGACTCGGCATCCTTCGCGCCCTGGCCGCGCGGCCAGGGCCGGTGTCGGCGGCCGCGATCGCGCGCGAGCTGAATCTGCCGCGCTCGACGACGTATCACCTGCTCGCCGAGCTGGAGGCCGCCGGTTTCGTGACGCACTTACCCACCGAACGCCGCTACGGACTCGGCATCGCCGCGTTCGAACTGGGCTCGGCATATCTGCGGCACGACCCGCTGGAACGGCTCGCCGTCCCGCTGCTGCGCAAGCTGGCCGACCGGGTCGGCCACACCGCTCATCTCGGCGTACTGCACGGCAACGAGTCGCTTTACCTGGTCAAAGAGCGCCCCACACGACCGGAAACCCTGGTCACCGAGGTCGGCGTCCGGCTGCCCGGCCAGCTCACGGCGTCGGGCAGGGCGATGCTGCGGCACCTGCCGTCACCACACGTGCGTGCGCTCTTCCCGGCCGCGTCGGCGTTCGTCCTGCGCACCGGCCGCGGCCCGCGCACCCTCGCCGAGCTACGCCGCACGCTGAACGCTGAGGGTAGACTCGGTTGGGCGGTCGAGGACGGTCACGTGACCGAAGGATTCGCCTCGGTGGCCTGCCCGGTCTTCGACCACGGCGGCCGGCCGATGGCCGCGATCAGCGTGACCCTCCGCCACCTCTGCCCGGGAGCCGAGGGATGCAAGGAAACTTGGCCTGACCTCGCGGAAGAGGTCCGTCTGACCGCGGCCGAACTGACCACCCGGATCGGGGGTCAGGTGCGCTGA
- the hutH gene encoding histidine ammonia-lyase, producing the protein MPETVLLGSESLRPEQVVAVARDHSPVAVSEAAEKNLTATRQHIDNLAHAEAPTYGVSTGFGALATRHIPLESRTALQRSLIRSHAAGAGPVVETEVVRALMLLRLRTLTSGYTGVRPQTAQALAALLNAGITPLVHEYGSLGCSGDLAPLAAVALALMGEGEVEYNGEVVQAAVALKHAGIEPVVLAEKEGLALTNGTDGMLGMLLLAAADLRKLLDTADITAAMSVEALLGTDRAFAADLQALRPHPGQALSAQRMWTTLQDSKIVESHRGPDCNRVQDAYSLRCSPQVHGGARDSLTHAELVAERELHSAVDNPVVLSDGRVESNGNFHGAPVAYVLDFLAIPLADVASIAERRTDRMLDKARSHGLPPFLALDPGVDSGHMIAQYTQAAVVSELKRLAVPASVDSIPSSAMQEDHVSMGWSAARKLRKAVEGLNTVLAIELLTAARALDMRAPLVPSPVTGRVRDLVRTKVEGPGPDRHLAPEIAAAEELVASGAVLAAAQLEV; encoded by the coding sequence ATGCCGGAAACCGTACTTCTGGGGTCCGAATCGCTTCGGCCCGAACAGGTCGTCGCGGTCGCCCGTGACCACTCGCCCGTCGCGGTCAGCGAAGCGGCCGAGAAGAACCTCACCGCGACGCGTCAGCACATCGACAACCTCGCCCACGCCGAGGCGCCGACGTATGGCGTTTCGACCGGCTTCGGGGCGCTCGCCACCAGGCACATCCCGCTCGAGAGCCGTACCGCGCTCCAGCGGTCGCTGATCCGTTCGCACGCGGCGGGCGCGGGCCCGGTCGTGGAGACCGAGGTCGTGCGCGCGTTGATGCTGCTGCGTCTCCGCACCCTCACCAGCGGTTACACCGGCGTCCGCCCGCAGACCGCGCAAGCGCTTGCGGCCCTGCTCAACGCCGGGATCACCCCGCTCGTCCACGAGTACGGCTCCCTCGGCTGCTCCGGCGACCTCGCGCCGCTGGCCGCTGTCGCGCTCGCGCTGATGGGGGAGGGCGAAGTCGAGTACAACGGCGAAGTCGTCCAGGCCGCCGTCGCGCTGAAGCACGCTGGGATCGAACCGGTCGTTCTCGCGGAGAAGGAGGGCCTCGCCCTCACTAACGGGACCGACGGCATGCTCGGCATGCTCCTGCTGGCCGCAGCAGACCTGCGCAAGCTTCTCGACACCGCCGACATCACCGCGGCGATGAGCGTCGAAGCGCTCCTCGGCACCGATCGCGCCTTCGCCGCCGACCTCCAGGCCCTGCGCCCGCACCCGGGGCAGGCGTTGAGCGCCCAGCGCATGTGGACCACGCTCCAGGATTCGAAGATCGTCGAGAGCCACCGCGGCCCGGACTGCAACCGCGTCCAGGACGCGTACTCGCTCCGCTGCTCGCCGCAGGTGCACGGAGGCGCACGGGACAGCCTCACGCACGCCGAGCTCGTCGCCGAGCGTGAGCTTCACTCCGCGGTCGACAACCCGGTCGTGTTGTCCGACGGCCGCGTCGAGTCGAACGGCAACTTCCACGGCGCCCCGGTCGCGTACGTGCTCGACTTCCTCGCCATCCCGCTCGCGGATGTCGCCAGCATCGCCGAGCGCCGCACGGACCGCATGCTCGACAAGGCCCGTTCGCACGGCTTGCCGCCGTTCCTCGCGTTGGACCCGGGCGTCGATTCCGGTCACATGATCGCCCAGTACACGCAGGCGGCCGTGGTCAGCGAGCTCAAACGCCTCGCGGTGCCGGCGTCGGTCGACTCGATCCCGAGCAGCGCCATGCAGGAGGACCACGTCTCCATGGGCTGGTCCGCCGCGCGCAAGCTGCGCAAGGCCGTCGAGGGTCTCAACACCGTCCTCGCCATCGAACTGCTCACCGCCGCGCGGGCACTCGACATGCGCGCGCCCCTGGTCCCGTCGCCGGTCACCGGCCGGGTCCGGGATCTCGTCCGCACCAAGGTCGAGGGCCCCGGCCCCGACCGTCATCTGGCGCCGGAGATCGCCGCCGCCGAAGAACTCGTCGCGTCGGGTGCCGTCCTCGCCGCGGCCCAACTGGAGGTCTGA